The Gordonia mangrovi genome includes the window TGTCCACCTCGTCCTGCGGCACGCCCTCGAAGACCTCCTTCGCGCCGGCCTGGGCGCGCGGGAACGGAGTATCGGCGTGCGGGTAATCCGACTCCCACAGGATGCGGTCGATCTCGAAGTCATGGCGGTACTTGAAACCGATCGGCTCCTCGATCATGCAGAACCACATGTTGCGTCGCGCCACCTCGGACGGCATGATGTGGTCGCCCTCCAGGTGCGTCCAGTACTTGTGACGATCCCATTGGCGGTCCGCTCGCTCGAGTGCCGCGCCGATCCACCCGATGCCGCCTTCAGACCAGACGAGCTTCACATCAGGGAACTTTCGCGGAATCGGGCTGCACATCATGTTGATGGCGCAATGTGCTGCGGTCGTGAACGCAGACGCGATCTGAACCACATCGATCTGGTTGTCCTCTTCCTCGGCGGTTCCCAGGCTACTCGCGCCACTGGAGCCGATGTGCATACACACCGGGAGATCCATCGCCTGCGTCGCCGCAAACAGCTTGTCCCAGTACCCGCTGTGGTAGCCGGGCTGTCCGACTTTCGCCGGGTTCTCCAGCCAGCAGAGAGCTTTGGAACCCTTCTCGACGCTTCGTTCGAGCTCGGCGACGGCGAGATCCACATCCCAGACCGGCACGATCGTCATGGGCACGAACATGTCAGGGGCGGCTGCGCACCACTCCTCCAACATGTAGTCGTTCCAGGCGCGCACGCACGCGAGCGCCAGGTCCTTGTCCTCGAACGTCGCGAACTTTCGGCCACCGAATCCGGGGAGCGTGGGAAATGCGAGCGAGCCGAAGATGCCGTTCGAGAGCAGGTCTTTGCGTCGCTCCTCCGGGTCGTAGCACCCGGGGATCATGTCCTCGAATCGGGCCGGCTCCAGGCCCCACTCCTCACGAGGTTTGCCGGCGACGGCGTTGAGTCCCATGGTGGTTTCGCGGCCGCCCTCCCAGACCCAGATCTGCCGGCCATCCTCCTCGACCACATGCGGAGCGCGGTCTTTGTACTTGGCGGGCACGTAGTCGGACCAGACGTGTGCCGGCTCGATGACATGATCGTCGACGCTGAATAGCTTGTACAAAATCATCTCCTTTGAACAGAGGTTTCGCGTACGCGCCATGTGGCGCAGATCACCTCTAGTGAGAATACCGTATTACGGGATTCGGTTGTGCGCAAGACCGCGATGGGGGAAGGGGGCTGCTGCGTCGGCGGCGGACGGCTCCATCGGGGCCGGATGGGTGTCCCGAGGTTGCGTTATATGGTCTACCGTATTACGGTAATCCCAGAAGTCGTGATCTGGAACACAGCGACTGACAAACGTGACGAGCGCTCGTTCACCAGCAGCCGAGAGGTGACTTGAATGTGGGGGCGCTTGGCAGACGTGGGTGGTCCGCAGACGGGAAGTGTCCTCTGCGGACCACCCATTCCAACCAGTAAGGAGGGCTCGATGACCGGCGTGACGTCGCGAGTTACCGGCAGTGGCCGAACAACGGGCAAGGCCGGCCAAGCGGTGGGCCGCCTTGCCTTGCGGACAGTCGTCGGCGCAACCATGGTTGCGCACGGTGTCAAACACGGCAGGTCGCTGGACGGCACCGCGGGGTGGTTCGGCTCGATCGGCTTTCGGCAGCCACGCGCTCAAGCGGTGGCAAGCAGTGTCGTCGAGGTCGGCGCCGGTGCCTCACTGATACTGGGAGCTGCCACCCCGGTCGCATCCTCGGCAGTCGTGGGAACGATGGTGGTCGCCGCGCGGTCGGTGCACCAGCCCAACGGGTTCTTCATCACCAGCGAGGGTTACGAATATGTGCTGAATCTGGGTGCTGCGGCGGTGGCCGTCGCCGCGCTGGGACCCGGACGCTACAGCGTCGACAACATGCTCGGCCTCGACAATCGCCTGACAAGCGCCCAGCGAGGCATGCTCGCTCTGGGCCTCGGCGTACTGGCCGGCGCCGGGCAGCTCGCGCTCTTCTGGCGCAAGCCCGCACCGAATGGTGTCGATGAACCGACCGCGGCAGTGCCGAGCACCACCGCGGCAGTGCCGAGCACCTCAGAGCAGTCGTCATGAGCGTGCTCCCGACAATCGGTCCCTCACTGCTCTTCTGCCCGGCGAATCGTCCGGCTCGGTTCGAGAAGGCGCTCTCCGCTGCTGACGCGGTCATCATCGACCTCGAGGACGCCATCGCGCACGACGACGACGAGAAATCGTCGGCGCGTGAGACTGTGCGCGAGCACCTCCGCAGTGATCCCGACAAGTTCTTCGTGCGCATCAACGGCCTCGATTCACCGTGGTATGCCGCAGATGTCGACATGCTGCGTGATGTCGGCGCCACGAAAGTCGTGCTGCCAAAGGTCGAGTCGGCCGGCCAGCTACTCAAGACACCTGACCTGACGGTGATTGCCCTGTGCGAGACAGTTCGCGGGGTAGTCAACAGCGGGGAGATAGCGCAAGCAGCGAACTGTGCGGCGTTGTTCTTCGGAGCGGAGGATCTCACCGCAGACCTCGGAGGCCGATCGAGCCGATCGCCAAGCGGTGCCTACCACTCGCCGATCGAGAACGCGCGGTCACAGGTGCTCTTCGCGGCAAAGGCCGCCGGAAAAGCAGCGATCGACGCAGTCTTCCTCGACATCCGAGACTCTGAGGCCCTGGAAGCCGAGAGCCGCTTCGCGTGCGACATGGGATTCGCGGCGAAAGGGTGCATCCATCCCGATCAGGTGCAGCCGATCAGAAGAGCGTACGCACCCAGCGACGAGCAGATCACCTGGGCCCGAGGGCTGCTCGACGCTGTGGCGGTGAATGGTCCCGGAGTCTTCCAATATCAGGGCCAGATGGTTGACAAACCGCTTTATCAGCACGCGCACACGATCATGACTCGAACGGAGAACTAGGACATCATGGAGTTCGACCTCACCAGCGACCAACTCGTCATCAAGAAGGCTGTCCGGGAACTGTGCGGCAAGTTTCCCGATGAGTACTGGCGGAAGATGGACGAGGAGCACGAGTTCCCGTGGGACTTCTACAACGCCTTTGCCGAA containing:
- a CDS encoding amidohydrolase family protein, whose product is MILYKLFSVDDHVIEPAHVWSDYVPAKYKDRAPHVVEEDGRQIWVWEGGRETTMGLNAVAGKPREEWGLEPARFEDMIPGCYDPEERRKDLLSNGIFGSLAFPTLPGFGGRKFATFEDKDLALACVRAWNDYMLEEWCAAAPDMFVPMTIVPVWDVDLAVAELERSVEKGSKALCWLENPAKVGQPGYHSGYWDKLFAATQAMDLPVCMHIGSSGASSLGTAEEEDNQIDVVQIASAFTTAAHCAINMMCSPIPRKFPDVKLVWSEGGIGWIGAALERADRQWDRHKYWTHLEGDHIMPSEVARRNMWFCMIEEPIGFKYRHDFEIDRILWESDYPHADTPFPRAQAGAKEVFEGVPQDEVDKVTHQNAEKLFDFKLNDELVAAYLTPNA
- a CDS encoding DoxX family protein, whose product is MTGVTSRVTGSGRTTGKAGQAVGRLALRTVVGATMVAHGVKHGRSLDGTAGWFGSIGFRQPRAQAVASSVVEVGAGASLILGAATPVASSAVVGTMVVAARSVHQPNGFFITSEGYEYVLNLGAAAVAVAALGPGRYSVDNMLGLDNRLTSAQRGMLALGLGVLAGAGQLALFWRKPAPNGVDEPTAAVPSTTAAVPSTSEQSS
- a CDS encoding HpcH/HpaI aldolase/citrate lyase family protein, which translates into the protein MSVLPTIGPSLLFCPANRPARFEKALSAADAVIIDLEDAIAHDDDEKSSARETVREHLRSDPDKFFVRINGLDSPWYAADVDMLRDVGATKVVLPKVESAGQLLKTPDLTVIALCETVRGVVNSGEIAQAANCAALFFGAEDLTADLGGRSSRSPSGAYHSPIENARSQVLFAAKAAGKAAIDAVFLDIRDSEALEAESRFACDMGFAAKGCIHPDQVQPIRRAYAPSDEQITWARGLLDAVAVNGPGVFQYQGQMVDKPLYQHAHTIMTRTEN